The region CTCATGGAGTGGGCGTGCATCGAGGCGATGGCGCCGCACATGGAGCCGGGGGAGGGGAGCGTCGGGACGCTCGTCAACGTCACCCACACCGCGGCGACCCCTCCCGGAATGACCGTCACGGTCCGCGTCCGGTGCATCGGGGTGGAAGGGCGACGGTCGGTGTGGGACATCGAGGCGAAGGACGACGTCGAGATCATCGGCAGGGGGACCCACGAGCGGTTCGCCGTCGACTTCGCGAAGTTCAACGCCCGCGTGGCGAAGAAGGCCGCCGGGGCTTAGTGCTGCGTTTCATAATTACGCCTGCATTCGAGCGCCGCTGCATCCGCCCCGGCTGCGTTGCGCTCCTTGCGCCGTACTTAACAGTACGCCTCAGTCGCGCGCCTTGCCGGACCGGCGCATCGCCGCTCTCGGTGCCGTGCCGAAAACAAATACGTCGCCGTAATTATGAAGCGCAGCACTTAGTGGTTCGGCGGCGCAGCCGGAGTATCGCTCTGCCGTATTCCTGCCTGCCGATCGGTAAATTCCCTATTGACATGATGTCGGCCGCCCGTATACTTACCGGTAGGTAAAGAACGGATTACGGCACGATACGAGGCAGGAATGGCGAACAGAGAGCGCAGGAAGTCCGAGGCGGGCGGCGAGGTGCGGGAGCGCCTCCTCTCCGGGGCGACCCGTCTGTTCGCCTCGAAAGGATACGCCGCAACGACCGTCCGCGAGATCGTCGAGCGGGCGGGCGTGACGAAGCCGGTCCTGTACTACTACTTCCGCAACAAGGAGGGGATCTACCTCGACCTGATGCGGGAGCCGTTCGGTAAGTTTACCGCCATCGTCGAGGAGACGCTCCTTGAGGCGGGCTCGGCGAGGGAGCGGCTGTTCCGGCTCTGCCTCCGTGCGTACGACATTTTCATCGAGAACATCGACGCCGCGAGGGTGATGTACTCCATCTACTACGGGCCCCCGCAGGGCGCGCCGTTCGTCGACTTCGACGCGTACCACCACCGCTTCCAGGAGGCAGTGCTCCAGGTCGTCCGGGAAGGGGTCCGGGACGGCGAGTTCCGGCGGGTGAACCTGGACGATGCGGTGCTGGCCGTCATCGGGCCGCTAAACGTGGCGATGGAGGTGGAGCTGTGCCACCCGCCGCAGAGCATAGGGCGGGACGGCGTCCGGCGCGTCCTCGAGCTCGTGCTCGAAGGGATCGCGACGGTCAGGAACACCGGCGGAGAAAACGGGAGGAAGCGATGAGCCGGAGGTTCGCCCTCGGGGTCGCTGCGCTCGCCGCGTTTCTCGCGGCGGCCGGCTGCTCTTCGAGGGAGGGGGTTGAGAAGGCGAAGGGCGCCTTGGCGGGGAAGCCCGCCGTCTCCGTGGACGTCGCGAACGCCGTTGCGGGCGACGTCAACGAGGGGATCGAGGTCACCGGGACCCTGTCCCCGAAGTATCAGGCCGAGATGAAGTCGGAGTACGGCGGTGTGGTGGCGAAGGTCTACGTGAGCGACTGGGCGAAGGTGCGCAAGGGCGATCCCCTGCTCAAGGTGGACACGAGGGAAGGGGAGGTCCTCCTCCTGAAGGCGAAGGCGGCGCTCGAGATCGCGAAGGCCGGGCAGCTTGAGGCCGAGGCGGCCGTCGCGCGCGCCGACCGGGAGTTCGACCGGGCGGTCAAGCTGCAGGAGTCCGGGCTTCTCACGCGGCAGGGGATGGACGACGCGCGGACGCTAAGGGAGGCAGCCGCCGCGCGGATCGCGGCGGCCAGGGCCCAGGTGGCGGCCGCGGGGGAGGACGTCGCCCAGGCGACGACGCGCCTTTCCAAGGCGGTGATCCGCTCCCCCTTCGACGGGACGGTGGCGGAGCGGATGGTGAGCGCGGGGGACCTCGTGGGCGAGATGCAGAAGGTGGTCTTCCGCCTCGTGGACAACCGGCTCCTCGAGCTCACCATGAGCGTGCCCTCCACGGAGATGGCCTCCCTGCGCGTGGGGCAGCCGGTGCGGTTTTCCACCGACGCGTTCCCCGGCAGGGAGTTCGTCGGAACGGTCGCCCACATCAACCCGGCGGTCAGCCCCGCCGACCGCTCGGTTCGCGTGATCGCCGAGGTGCCCAACGTTCCGGAGGTCCTCAAGGGAGGATTGTTCGTGAAGGGGAGGATCGCGACGGGCCGCCGCGAGGGGGTCGTCCTGGTCCCGCGGACGGCGCTTCTGTCGTGGAACGTGGCCGCCCGGAAGGGGGAAGTCTTCGTCGTCGACAACAACGTCGCGCGCCGCCGGGGGGTGGCGACGGGAGCGGTCGAGGGGGACCGCGTCGAGATCCCCGCGGGTCTGCGTTCCGGCGAGACGGTGGTCACCCGCGGCGCGTTCCTCCTTTCGGACGGAGACGCGGTGAAGATCGCCGCACCGGGGAAGTAGGGTGTTTCTCTCCGACCTCTCGATCAGGCGCCCCATCCTCGCCTCGGTCATGATGCTGGCCCTGGTGACGCTGGGCGCCTTCTCCTACAAGCGGCTCGCGGTCGACATGTTCCCCGACGTGGAGATCCCGGTGGTGACGATCGTGACGAAGTTCCCCGGAGCCTCTCCCGAGAGCGTCGAGCGGGAGGTCAGCAAGCGGATCGAGGAGGCGGTCAACCCGATCGCAGGCGTGAAGAAAGTCCTCTCGATCTCCCGCGAGAGCGTCTCCACGGTGATGGTCCAGTTCCAGCTCGAGGTGAGGCTCAACGACGGGGCCCAGGAGGCGCGGTCCAGGATCGCGGCCATCCGCGGCGAGCTGCCGGAGGGAATCGAGGAGCCGA is a window of bacterium DNA encoding:
- a CDS encoding thioesterase family protein, with product LMEWACIEAMAPHMEPGEGSVGTLVNVTHTAATPPGMTVTVRVRCIGVEGRRSVWDIEAKDDVEIIGRGTHERFAVDFAKFNARVAKKAAGA
- a CDS encoding efflux RND transporter periplasmic adaptor subunit, whose amino-acid sequence is MSRRFALGVAALAAFLAAAGCSSREGVEKAKGALAGKPAVSVDVANAVAGDVNEGIEVTGTLSPKYQAEMKSEYGGVVAKVYVSDWAKVRKGDPLLKVDTREGEVLLLKAKAALEIAKAGQLEAEAAVARADREFDRAVKLQESGLLTRQGMDDARTLREAAAARIAAARAQVAAAGEDVAQATTRLSKAVIRSPFDGTVAERMVSAGDLVGEMQKVVFRLVDNRLLELTMSVPSTEMASLRVGQPVRFSTDAFPGREFVGTVAHINPAVSPADRSVRVIAEVPNVPEVLKGGLFVKGRIATGRREGVVLVPRTALLSWNVAARKGEVFVVDNNVARRRGVATGAVEGDRVEIPAGLRSGETVVTRGAFLLSDGDAVKIAAPGK
- a CDS encoding TetR/AcrR family transcriptional regulator, whose product is MANRERRKSEAGGEVRERLLSGATRLFASKGYAATTVREIVERAGVTKPVLYYYFRNKEGIYLDLMREPFGKFTAIVEETLLEAGSARERLFRLCLRAYDIFIENIDAARVMYSIYYGPPQGAPFVDFDAYHHRFQEAVLQVVREGVRDGEFRRVNLDDAVLAVIGPLNVAMEVELCHPPQSIGRDGVRRVLELVLEGIATVRNTGGENGRKR